Within Epilithonimonas zeae, the genomic segment ATTTCTTACAAAAACTTTGAAACCTTATATCGATAAAACTTACAGAACTCAGAAACAAGCTTCTAAAACCTTGGTTATGGGAAGTTCTATGGGTGGTTTGATTTCGCTTTACGCTTCGGTAAAATATCCGAAAGTTTTTGGAAAAGCCGGAATCTTCAGCCCTGCATTTTGGTTTGTTTCCAAGGATTTGAAGGCCTATCTGAATAAAAACCAAAGCAATCTCAGAAATTCTAAATTCTATTTTGTAGCCGGAAAAAATGAAGATGAAACGATGGTTCCTGAAATTGAAACTGTAAACAAATCGTTGTTAAAGAAATCTGTTCCGGAAAAAAATATTGTTGTGAAAATAGATGAAGATGGAACACATTCTGAAAACTATTGGAAACGGGAACTGAAACAAGCTTTGATTTGGTTGATGAAGTCATAATTTTCAATCCTTCTATATGTATTCTTTGGAATGACAAATCTTATTTGTTGCTAAACGGATATTAGGATGATAAAATCCCTAGCCCCGATTGCAGCGGTTACCCCGCAACTAGCTTTGGGAAAAGCCATGGCGTGAGGAGTATGAGCGAAAAGCGGGAAATAGCTCCAAAAAATTCAAAATAAAAACACTAAATTTGCAGCATTTATGGAAAGCAACAGACAAAGAAAAGTAGCGCAAATTATTCAGGAAGATATGGCAGAAATCTTCCGCAAACAGGCATCTGAAAGTAAAGAGAGCTTTTTGGTATCGGTTTCTGACGTGAAAGTAACTGCCGATTTGAGTATCGCAAAAATATATTTGAGCATCTTTCCGGCTGAACTGAGAAAGCCGATTATGAAAGAAATCAACACCAATAATGCTTTTTACCGCAACTATATTGGACAAAAAATGTCTAAGCAAGTGCGCATCATTCCGCAATTGTCTTTTTACATCGACACAAGTCTGGACGATGTAGAACGCATCGAAAGAGAGCTAAAAGGCGAAGGCGACAACCCAATTCTATAACCTGCGACTGTATTGAAAAATGCTTTTTACATAGCATCTCGATATCTGATTTCTAAAAAAGGAAGTACAGCAGTTACCTTCATCACTTGGCTGGCGGCTCTTGCGATGGTGGCGGCTGTGGCAGCGATGTTTATCATCATTTCGGTTTTCTCCGGATTGGAGGAAATGAACAAGCAAATGATTGCCAACCTGCACGCAGATCTTACTATCAAAAGCAAAACCGGGAAGATTTTACCGGATATTGATAAAATCCAAAGCTCGCTGAAGAAAAATTTTGATATTGCTCATTTCTCAAAATTGATAGAGGAAAAAGTCTATCTGAGTTATAAAAATAATGGGGAAATTGCTTACCTGAGAGGCGTAGATTCTGCTTACACAAGTGTGAATCCTATCAATGAAAATATTTTCTATGGCAAATATCCCGATTTCAAATACAGCAATGAGGTGATTATGGAAAATAGTCTGGACAACAGACTCTCGCTTCCTGTGAACTCTAGTCAAGATTTTGCAACGATTCTGATGCCGAAACCTGGAAAAGGAATTATCCAGCAAGAGAATGATATTTTTAATAAGAAAGACATTTTCGTCAGTGGAATTTTCCCTGGTAATGACCAATTGGATAATTACATAATTGCTCCGATAGAATTAACACAACAACTTCTTGGACTTCCAAAATCGGCTTGTTATCAAATCGTGATTAAGCTGAAAAATCCTGCCAATGCAGAAATCGTTAAATCTAATCTGTCTAAAGAGTTTGGAGATAAAATAGTCATCAATACAAAATCTGAAGAAAATGCAGCTTTTTGGAAAATGATTAATACCGAGAAACTGATGATTTATCTAATCTTTGGTTTGGTGATTTTCATTACGACATTCAATTTGGCTGGAGCGATTACTATTTTACAATTAGACAAAAAAGACCAGGCGAAATCCTTAGTCGCTTTAGGGTTCAATAAAAAGAATCTTAGGATGATTTATTTCTTCACAGGATTTTTGATTGTCTTCTTTGGAATTATGATGGGACTTGTGATTGGTTCGGTGATTTCTTATCTGCAAATAAGAACAGGGTTGTTCCGTGCCAGTGAGACCTTACCTTTTCCGGTTAAAATAGAAATGATAAATTATATTATTGTTTCTGTTACAGCTCTATTCTTTGGGCTTTCTATTTCCTGGATTTTTTCTAAAATTAATAAAAGATATATTTCGGATAATTAGAATCTTGTTGGTTCTCATTTGCGAAATCCCTTACTTCTTAAACAGTAAAAACCTGTTGTTAAATATTTAACATACTGATAAAATAAAAAATACAGATAAAATTATCTGCATTTTAGAATTTTGCACTTATAACATTAGCATTTTAAAGATTATTAAAAAAAATCATCTGAATAGTAGCAAATCAATGTATAATGTTAATAATTAAATACTTTATTTATAAAATTATTTTATACCTTTAGCGCCCTTAATTTTTTGAAATGAAAAAATGTATTTTTATTCTTGCTGTTGGAATGTTCGGCATTACAAATGCGCAGATCCCGACAGGTTACTATGACAGCGCAGCCGGATTGACCGGATATGCGCTTAAAACTAGACTTGGAGAAATCATAACTGCTGGTTACCAAACCAAAAGCTATGATAATCTTTACAATGGTTATCCTACAACAGATACTGACAAATTCTACGAAAATGATGGTAGTGTTCTGGATATCTATTCTGAAAATCCTACTGGTACAGATCCTTACAATTACCAGCACGGTGTAAAAAAATGTGGTAACTATGCCAACGAAGGAGATTGCTACAACAGGGAACACTCTATTCCACAGAGTCTTTTTAATGAAGCAAGTCCAATGGTTTCCGACATCCAACACATCCTTCCGACAGACGGGAAAGTAAACGGAATGAGAAGCAATTATCCTTACGGTAAAGTAAACAATCCGACTTGGACTTCTAAGAATGGATCTAAAGTTGGACCTAATGCTTCTTCTG encodes:
- the rbfA gene encoding 30S ribosome-binding factor RbfA; amino-acid sequence: MESNRQRKVAQIIQEDMAEIFRKQASESKESFLVSVSDVKVTADLSIAKIYLSIFPAELRKPIMKEINTNNAFYRNYIGQKMSKQVRIIPQLSFYIDTSLDDVERIERELKGEGDNPIL
- a CDS encoding ABC transporter permease, which encodes MKNAFYIASRYLISKKGSTAVTFITWLAALAMVAAVAAMFIIISVFSGLEEMNKQMIANLHADLTIKSKTGKILPDIDKIQSSLKKNFDIAHFSKLIEEKVYLSYKNNGEIAYLRGVDSAYTSVNPINENIFYGKYPDFKYSNEVIMENSLDNRLSLPVNSSQDFATILMPKPGKGIIQQENDIFNKKDIFVSGIFPGNDQLDNYIIAPIELTQQLLGLPKSACYQIVIKLKNPANAEIVKSNLSKEFGDKIVINTKSEENAAFWKMINTEKLMIYLIFGLVIFITTFNLAGAITILQLDKKDQAKSLVALGFNKKNLRMIYFFTGFLIVFFGIMMGLVIGSVISYLQIRTGLFRASETLPFPVKIEMINYIIVSVTALFFGLSISWIFSKINKRYISDN